The genomic interval TCTACCGTCGAGATCAGCATGCGACCGGCGGCGGGGCCACCCGCCACCACGGCAAAGCTCTCGAGCGAGGAGGCGGTGGTCTTGACGGTCCAGTCGAAGGTGAGGTCTGGGAAGCGAGCGTTCGCCCATTCGACGCAGTCGCGCTCGCGCTCGTTGACGATGATGGAGATCCGGGCGATGCCTGCCGCGACGAGGTTCCGGATGACGGACTCGAGGAGCGGCACCCCGGCCACACGCACCATGGGTTTGGGCACAGGAAAGCCCGCCCGACGCAGGCGGCTGCCCTCGCCCGCGGCGATGATGCCGCCGGACAGCGGCGGCGCGGATGTCACGGTAGCAGTTCCTCCAGTTCGCGCAGTGAGCGGATCACTCGATCCCCCGGACAGCAGGGCAGCCCTTGGCGGGCCGGATCCGGGGTCAGCCAGACGTGCCGCATGCCGGCTGCCCGGGCCCCGGCCATGTCCCGGGCCAGGGAGTCCCCCACGAAAACCGTATCGGCAGGCTCTATCCCCAGCTCGTTCACCGCCCGGAAAAAAATGCGCGGGTCGGGCTTGCTCAGCCCCACCCGTGCGGAGTCCACGATGACGCTGAAAAGCCGCGTCAATTCAGCATTATCACATACCGTCGCGAGATTGCCATAGAAGTTGGAGACGATGCCGAGGCGATAGCGCCCGGACAGACGCTCGAGCAGCGGCCGATTGGCGTCGATGGCGGCGCGGGCATCGGCAAGGAAGCGAGCCGCCACGCGAGGGCCGAGCGTCGGGTCGCCCGGCTGGAGCGCGTCGGCCACTC from Candidatus Methylomirabilota bacterium carries:
- a CDS encoding HAD family hydrolase — encoded protein: MNSALLFDFGGTLDADGLAWKDRFARLFAEEGAAIPSEHFDPVFHAADDALVGKVPASLSFRDTVHQVARGVADALQPGDPTLGPRVAARFLADARAAIDANRPLLERLSGRYRLGIVSNFYGNLATVCDNAELTRLFSVIVDSARVGLSKPDPRIFFRAVNELGIEPADTVFVGDSLARDMAGARAAGMRHVWLTPDPARQGLPCCPGDRVIRSLRELEELLP